Part of the Pelobates fuscus isolate aPelFus1 chromosome 12, aPelFus1.pri, whole genome shotgun sequence genome, GAGTAACCGATCACGTCTCAGACACGGATCCACCAATCAGTTGCAGCAGCTGCAGCTCTCGCATCCCTTTTCGCACTGACAGCCCTGGCTGCATTTACTGCACTCGGCCGGACAGCAGGAGCAGCAACCTGTGGGAGAGGAGGGAGAAACAGCAGGTTAGTCACTTACCAATATACCTCAATAGTGGTTTCCAAACAAGGGTGGACCCAGAGCCCAATCTCAGGTGGGACACTATGCCAGATTGGGTTGGGATGAGTTGTGTAGGATAAATAGACTATTGCAGTTTGTGCATTATTGCAACAACAAAGACGTTGTGCTTTAGGActcctgtccctttaaccccttaaggacacatgacgtgtgacatgtcatcaggcccggactggccatcgggcacaccgggcaaatgcccggtgggccgcggtggccatgggccgaggccggcaggggaaggtcccaggatctcccctgccggtctatgcagggccggcactatccgagcgccggccccgctgttttcaattaagggccggtgaggagatcaatgatctccctcaccggcccccttggagacacatgcggctggggagggaggtagaggacccggcggagctctatcttgcagctccgccgggttcctctcgtgagatccggcgcgttgccatggcaacgaccggatctcgcgagagtgaactctagccctcaggctagagttcactcaccactggaccaccagggatggtgtcggagtgccggtcccccccacccactcaccagcatgccggtccccccctcccaggctaaaggtaagaagggagggggggacataatgcatactattttattttacccccccaacactcaatcccttctaacattcacacacagcacacacatcactatcacacacagcactctcactcccatcacacacagcacacacatcactatcacacacagcacacacatcactatcacacacaacactctcactcccatcacacacagcacacacatcactatcacacacagcacacacatcactatcacacacaacactctcactcccatcacacacagcactctcactcccatcacagcactttcacacacagcactcactcccatcacacacagcactctcactcccatcacacacagcactctcactcccatcacacacaccactctcactcccatcacacacaccactctcactcccatcacacacagcactctcacacccatcacagcactttcacacacagcactctcacacccatcacacacatcagtctcacacccatcacagcactttcacacacaacactctcacacccatcacagcactttcacacacagcactctcacacccatcacacacagaactctcacacacatcacactcagcactcacacacatcacactcagcactcacacacatcatccacagcactatcacactcatcacatttaggactcacacacacatcacactcagcactatcacaaaacacatcatacacagcactctcacacacatcacactcagcactcacgcacatcatccacagcactatcacactcggcactctcacacacagcactctcacacacatcaccctcagcactcacacacatcatccacagcactatcacactcagcactctcacacacatcacactcaggactcacacacatcacactcagcactatcacaaaacacatcacacacagcaccctcatacacagcaccctcacacacatcacacacagcatccatcatacacacatactgcacccctcacatacacaccgaacctccccaacacacacatacacaatacttccaaatatatatatatatatatatatatatattatatatatatatatacacacacgcacacactacattcctgacatacacactctggataccctatacacacactagattccttgtaagcaaacacatactacacccctaaacacacactctctacaaacactacatcacatatacacacacacacacacacactatagcctgtatgcacacacttgctacatcccctatacacacattctttacagaccctagccacatatgcattacattacaccacaaacacaacacgactaaaaccgaccttattacacaataccacaccacaatcagctcactctatacacacacacacacaatcccacaagcaggctccaaacacagcacgatactctttcctggcatttttgtctcctggtatccatttatagagacaccagagacaagttgcaaggaaacacagtgcaagcatgttattaaatttgcttgcactgtgcagaacaaatacagggcttttttctcatgctagagctctttagcagagctctgcgcatggtctgccctggcctgcactttgagaagggggcgtgtttgtcattagtgacgacaaaacacgccctctctgcaccgccccttcttagtgggccgctgtgataaaaaaatgcccgggccgaatttttatcccagtccggccctgcatgtcatgattcccttttattccagaagtttggtccttaaccccttaaggacacatgacgtgtgtgacacgtcatgattcccttttattccagaagtttggtccttaaggggttaaggggttaatcaaaccAGGACGGTGGGAAAAGCAGGAATTagcaactagcccccagcacaaagtgcagatttatcagtatgtgcagcgtttcaagcaGGATAgatggacagagggatttggggcaGAGAGAGAATATGTTTCATAATATAACACTAGATGGCAGCACTTACTTTTTGGGCAGCATTTGCACTTCTTACAGTTGCAGGAATTTGCACAAGAGCAGGAGACACCTGACAAGAAATGATAGAACAATATGTTATATGCTGTATGCAGTGTCTTATGTATAATATAGAAGGCAGTGGGCACCTAATAAAGGAGAGAATATTAAGTGATATATGATGGGCATCGGATAACAACACATAATGGAGGTGGGTTATGAAGGGAGCTTGTGGTATAGGTGAGACAGTGCTAATGGCTTATTATTATCTGGTGAACTCAACATAATATGGGTCTCCTCAATGATTAATAAACATTGATATATTACCCTCCTTGGCACTAGAGGAGGCCTCATACAAGCTGGCCTCATAGATGAAGGAAGTAAAATGTTTAGATCACTGAGCTTTATTGTCGTGCTGGGTCTCAGGGTTTATAGAGCGTCATATCCTGACATCTTCTACCTGGAGACCCTGACAATGTCAGAAAAGAGTGACCTGGAGCAGCGCTTCCCACCCAGACGCTCTAGATTAGTGGTACCCAACCCAGTCCTTGGGGTACACCAACAGTCCAGAATGTATGGATTTCTAAATTCTATTCCAATGGGGATTCTGGACCAATAGGGTAAGTAGACCATTGGTGAGCGAGAACTATATTGGTGCAGTGACACCAGGATTGCTCAACATTTGCAgagaaagatttgggaaaatataGATCAGTTAACAAGCAGCTTCAAAGCATTCTCTGcaccccaaaaaataaaaccGAACACTGCACTAGCAGTAATTTAACCCTTGAAAAAGGGAAATTGGCAAGCCAAGTAAAAAAAGATACCGTAGTTATATGGTTGGAGACATCACTGTTGTGGTTATAAATTTgggattttataacaagacacggaggctcctattgcataaccctttctttactgtccaccaatagcagcaaagaatacaaatatattgaaaaaatgaagaacatacattaacataggcccctccccgctcaggtcccggtatattaggcagcacttcccttccataaccctctttctttgctgctccgatcaaagataagtacatgtcacTTCTTTCAATACTATTTTACagttattgatatatttatattatcagtattagttgttttttctttataaccGTTAGCTATCGTTatggttattattgttattagtattttattggtattttatatattttattaataatttatcaATATTTTGTATTATCCTTTTTCTATCCTGATTACCTTATTGATTCTTACTTTTATGGTATTTCACCTCTACTACACTTGGTAGTTGTGTTTTGTACCCAGGGTCCAGACCTCTCTGTCTTCTCTTACTCCCCGTTTTCTTCGCTTCCTTCATTGCTTTCCcgcatcggcgccatcttgcgcacATTTTTCTCTAAACTGTCTTTCATAGTGCACTCTCATCGCTATCACCGTTCGGCAGTTTAGGCCATTCGACTGTTTTACCGCGTTCGCCTGTTTCTTGCAAACGGCCCATTCGGCAGTTTTGCATTTTGTCCTATACTCTCCATTATATTCACTTATTCAcctcttttaaccgaatgtttgggTTTTTCTTTTATTCACCTTACTTCTTTTtaccgcgaatctcgcgagattctcggcggccattttctaacCTCCTGTCTCCTTCCCTATTCCCTGTCAGAGTGtgcactggtctgggccctggtgagatcgcTTTTTTGTTTGCTCGTTCGttctttgggtgactaacccaacaAACTGTTCCTTGTCAGTTTTCTCTTTAGACTTATTGATTCACTCTATTtaaatgcctaaacccagactaaactctggttcacctccctctggggagtctgatACTCCACTCGACAGGGGAGAAGGCCCTGTCACCTCAGGTAATTCACCTACTCACTCCGATAGAACTACCCACTCAGATGGGACTCAGTtcttagcgctacagcgctcagtgacagacgccattatggcagccatggggtccatgtcctctactctctcccacaccatttcccaGGCCCTCCAGCCACGTCCTTTGGACGAGCGCTACTCGGGCCCCACGACGCCTCAACCGCGTCCTCCTGTGGACCCACCGGGAGATTTACCCAGAAAAGCTACCCACAAATCTAAaggtccctctgcctccagaaacaccatgactggcgtaccttcggtcgcccctgaaagcgtgtcacaaccacgcaagagagcctttccgcgccaggcagaacgggcgcggctatggaaatgtgccagagcacaggtagagagcgactccgactcagaaatcgggtcaagtgaGGAGGCTAAGATTGAGTCTGATAGCGACTCCGAAGCGGATACCGCTCATTCAGGTTTTGACCTCCTTCCCTCTGCCCAGGCAGAGATGTCCGGAGGCGAACCAGGGACTAGGCACTCCGCGACCGCGGAGTCCGCCCTTGTGGACCCGTCGGGcgttccactcttcgacccggatgatttACACCATCCGAGATCGGCAGAGTGGCTACCGGctgaccacgttgccacatattTAGAGAAGTGGGTGCGACACCCACTTAGTAAAGCGGCACGCAACAAAATGAGGGCAGAGTGTCCAAGGCCTGTTGTGCCTAACAAAGTTTGCGACACTCCAGAGGTAGACCCCAAGATGACCCAATTCCTTACCAAGCTaggctggaacccccgtaaagggCTTGAATCCGCCTTGAAATCCTGCCAGGATAAGCACTTGGACATATTTGGCCCTTTGGCTAAACTTTTTgatttggcggaagacgccagagcggaaaaccgcatggttgaccctgaagacctacgtggttgggtccagagagcaatctgtattgcagggaatgtTAACACCTCTTTATCTATTGAGAGACGTAAGGCTATCTTATTTAAGATAGAGCCCAAATTGGCGAACCTCGCCCTAACAGAAGCCGGTAAGGACGCCCAAGGCCTCCTCTTCGGCGATTCCTTTATAAAAGACTTGGGGCGTTTTGTTGGGGCATTTACTGCCCTGGATAAGGCTCAATCCTCTATGAGGCGAGTTTtccagggacgggtctctaccagggccggcagatccaggagccgtctgtccggccggaactatgtccaatcccgtggcacgggacgaGGCTCTTTTCACCAACGCTCCCACTACCAGGAGGCTAACACCCgcccctccttcttcccatctcgtggACGTCCGTGGCGATCTAGAGGCTTCCGAGGACAACCTGGTTCGAGACGACCCTACGGTGAGTTACCTCAAGcctcatgttttttctcatgtttgtgtagggggcagactccgacattttttgccagcttggtcacaaattacctcagacccctgggtactgactaccat contains:
- the LOC134578899 gene encoding metallothionein-like isoform X3, coding for MDPQDCYCATGVSCSCANSCNCKKCKCCPKSCCSCCPAECSKCSQGCQCEKGCESCSCCN